One genomic segment of Amycolatopsis sp. WQ 127309 includes these proteins:
- the trpC gene encoding indole-3-glycerol phosphate synthase TrpC, which yields MSVLEEIVAGVREDLAVRESALPFDQLKIRAAAAQPPRDVMTALRESGIGVIAEVKRRSPSKGDLADIPDPAALAKDYQDGGARVISVLTEQRRFGGSLADLDAVRAAVDIPVLRKDFVVSPYQVHEARLHGADMVLLIVAALEQNALAALLDRVESLGMTALVEIHNAEEADRALEAGAKVIGVNARNLHTLEVDRDVFSRLAPGLPMDVYKVAESGVRGPGDLMSYAGHGADAVLVGEGLVASGDPKGALVKLVTAGSHPACPRPSR from the coding sequence GTGAGCGTGCTCGAAGAGATCGTCGCCGGCGTGCGGGAAGACCTCGCCGTGCGGGAATCCGCGCTGCCGTTCGACCAGCTGAAGATCCGCGCGGCCGCCGCGCAGCCGCCCCGCGACGTGATGACCGCGCTGCGCGAGTCCGGCATCGGCGTGATCGCCGAGGTGAAGCGCCGCAGCCCGTCCAAGGGCGACCTGGCCGACATCCCCGACCCCGCCGCGCTGGCCAAGGACTACCAGGACGGCGGCGCGCGGGTGATCAGCGTGCTCACCGAGCAGCGCCGCTTCGGCGGCTCGCTGGCCGACCTCGACGCCGTCCGCGCGGCCGTGGACATCCCGGTGCTGCGCAAGGACTTCGTCGTCAGCCCGTACCAGGTGCACGAGGCCCGGCTGCACGGCGCCGACATGGTGCTGCTGATCGTCGCCGCGCTGGAGCAGAACGCGCTCGCCGCGCTGCTCGACCGCGTCGAGTCGCTGGGCATGACCGCGCTGGTGGAGATCCACAACGCCGAGGAGGCCGACCGGGCCCTCGAGGCGGGCGCCAAGGTCATCGGCGTCAACGCGCGCAACCTGCACACCCTCGAGGTGGACCGCGACGTCTTCTCGCGGCTGGCCCCCGGCCTGCCGATGGACGTCTACAAGGTTGCCGAGTCGGGCGTCCGCGGGCCGGGCGACCTGATGTCCTACGCCGGGCACGGCGCCGACGCGGTGCTGGTCGGCGAAGGCCTCGTCGCCTCGGGCGACCCGAAGGGCGCCCTGGTCAAGCTGGTCACCGCCGGATCGCACCCCGCGTGCCCGAGGCCGTCGCGGTGA
- a CDS encoding DUF3592 domain-containing protein: protein MPSPRARYRRGGGRRPRNLGRWGKTRLGCRKRTKPHRTGHRRIRPPRSPGCRCTAGALAIALLLLVAAGGVFAGLVVYEYPARALLRDGVHVTGKVLWFDDHTGEQAIRVSYDVRGEPGYATIPVTSGRRYIVGGTLTVIYDPANPARARTLLEDRLDGRVSALFWILGLVVLTFAGVSLAASLRWRRRHRAVLRTGWRPAAVTVRPDYPVRRGRHLPDLLVEYRDGSRAELRASMSCHGSTYLWHQPARPAWVGGAGPDMVVLFSRGDLRRPYAVPAFGRTSRAEMGRRVP from the coding sequence TTGCCGTCCCCGCGCGCGCGATATCGCCGCGGCGGCGGCCGCCGTCCGCGTAATCTGGGCCGGTGGGGGAAGACGCGGCTTGGCTGCCGGAAGAGGACGAAACCGCACCGGACGGGGCACCGCCGGATCCGGCCGCCCAGATCGCCAGGCTGCCGGTGCACGGCAGGCGCGCTGGCCATCGCGCTGCTCCTGCTGGTCGCCGCCGGAGGCGTGTTCGCCGGCTTGGTCGTGTACGAGTACCCCGCCCGCGCGCTCCTGCGCGACGGCGTCCACGTGACCGGGAAGGTGCTGTGGTTCGACGACCACACGGGAGAGCAGGCGATCCGCGTCTCCTACGACGTGCGGGGTGAACCGGGCTACGCCACCATCCCGGTGACGTCGGGACGGCGCTACATCGTGGGCGGGACGCTCACGGTGATCTACGACCCCGCGAACCCGGCCAGGGCGCGCACGCTGCTGGAGGACCGCCTGGACGGCCGGGTGTCGGCCTTGTTCTGGATCCTCGGCCTGGTCGTGCTGACGTTCGCCGGCGTGAGCCTGGCCGCATCCCTTCGGTGGCGACGGCGGCACCGGGCGGTGCTGCGGACCGGCTGGCGGCCGGCTGCGGTCACCGTGCGGCCCGACTACCCGGTCCGCCGGGGACGGCACCTGCCGGACCTGCTCGTCGAGTACCGCGACGGCAGCCGGGCCGAGCTGCGGGCCTCGATGTCGTGCCACGGCAGCACGTACCTGTGGCACCAGCCCGCTCGACCGGCGTGGGTCGGCGGCGCGGGCCCGGACATGGTCGTCCTCTTCTCCCGCGGCGACCTGCGCCGGCCGTACGCGGTCCCGGCGTTCGGCCGGACGTCGCGCGCCGAGATGGGCCGGCGCGTGCCCTAG
- the trpA gene encoding tryptophan synthase subunit alpha, protein MSGLDDLFATTRAEGRGALIGYLPAGFPTVEASKDLIAATIDGGADLIEVGVPYSDPVMDGPTIQAASVTALDNGFRLKHVFEVVESISARGGRAVVMTYWNPVHRYGVDRFARDLAAAGGLGLITPDLIPDEAGEWMTASKAHGLDRTFLVAPSSSEERLARTVDAASGFIYATAVMGVTGARDQVGAGAEELVRRTRAHTKLPIGVGLGVRSGDQAAEVAAFADAVIVGSALVTAAADGPSGVHRLSAELADGVRRAVATA, encoded by the coding sequence GTGAGCGGGCTCGACGACCTCTTCGCCACGACGCGCGCGGAGGGCCGCGGCGCCCTGATCGGGTACCTGCCGGCCGGCTTCCCGACCGTCGAGGCCTCGAAGGACCTGATCGCGGCGACGATCGACGGCGGCGCGGACCTCATCGAGGTCGGCGTCCCGTACTCCGACCCGGTGATGGACGGTCCGACCATCCAGGCCGCGTCGGTGACCGCGCTGGACAACGGCTTCCGCCTCAAGCACGTCTTCGAGGTCGTCGAGTCGATCTCGGCCCGCGGCGGCCGCGCGGTCGTCATGACGTACTGGAACCCGGTGCACCGCTACGGCGTCGACCGCTTCGCGCGCGACCTCGCGGCGGCGGGCGGGCTCGGCCTGATCACCCCGGACCTGATCCCGGACGAAGCCGGCGAGTGGATGACCGCGTCGAAGGCCCACGGCCTCGACCGGACCTTCCTGGTGGCGCCGTCGTCGTCGGAGGAGCGGCTCGCCCGCACGGTGGACGCGGCCTCGGGCTTCATCTACGCGACCGCGGTGATGGGCGTGACGGGCGCGCGTGACCAGGTCGGCGCGGGCGCGGAGGAGCTGGTGCGCCGCACGCGGGCGCACACGAAGCTCCCGATCGGCGTCGGCCTCGGCGTGCGCTCGGGCGACCAGGCGGCCGAGGTGGCGGCGTTCGCGGACGCGGTGATCGTGGGCTCGGCCCTGGTCACGGCGGCGGCGGACGGCCCTTCGGGAGTGCACCGGCTGTCCGCGGAGCTGGCCGACGGGGTGCGCCGGGCCGTCGCCACGGCTTGA
- a CDS encoding Trp biosynthesis-associated membrane protein, with amino-acid sequence MMVVALLLGALALWGASKLTWYAEFRDGGVRGTVLYRETGEQRATALVPLALLALAGVAGLIATGGWARRVLGVVLALAGVAAVWAGVAGVRFTGWADGLPVTQLLLGRGLAVLGGILVAAGGLAAIKGAGRGARLGAKYAAPATRKKVRDPDAELWEALSEGEDPTEGGGRHSE; translated from the coding sequence ATGATGGTGGTCGCGCTGCTGCTGGGCGCGCTCGCGCTGTGGGGCGCGTCCAAGCTGACCTGGTACGCCGAGTTCCGCGACGGCGGCGTCCGCGGCACGGTCCTCTACCGCGAGACCGGCGAACAGCGCGCGACGGCGCTCGTGCCGCTGGCGCTGCTCGCGCTCGCCGGGGTGGCCGGCCTGATCGCCACCGGCGGCTGGGCCCGGCGCGTCCTGGGCGTCGTGCTGGCGCTGGCCGGTGTGGCGGCCGTGTGGGCCGGTGTGGCGGGGGTCCGGTTCACCGGCTGGGCCGACGGGCTGCCGGTGACGCAGCTACTGCTCGGGCGCGGCCTGGCCGTGCTGGGGGGAATTCTGGTCGCCGCCGGCGGGTTGGCAGCGATCAAGGGTGCCGGGCGCGGTGCCCGGCTCGGCGCGAAGTACGCGGCCCCGGCCACCCGGAAGAAGGTGCGTGATCCGGACGCCGAGTTGTGGGAAGCGCTGTCGGAGGGCGAGGATCCCACGGAGGGTGGCGGACGGCATTCGGAGTAA
- a CDS encoding anthranilate synthase component I, with the protein MVSAYAGSTGPGSVSPSREDFRALAESRRVIPVVRRVLADGETPIGVYRKLAADRPGTFLFESAENGASWTRWSFIGVRSPAALTVRDGEAVWTGTPPVGLPTEGNPLTVLRETIEALHTEALPGLPPLTGGMVGYIGYDAVRWLEKLPELAERDLDIPELTMLLATDLAAFDHHEGTVTLIANAVNWDDSPERVDAAYDDAVARLGAMTEQLQVPAPATVAAFDRPEPEFTRKRSKEDFHAAVDKAVEAIKAGEAFQVVPSQRFEIETGADALDVYRVLRTSNPSPYMYLLRLDGFDIVGSSPESLVTVRDGKATTHPIAGTRWRGADPEEDAQLAKDLLADEKERAEHLMLVDLGRNDLGKVCKPGTVRVVDFFQIERYSHVMHIVSTVTGELAEGKTAFDAVTACFPAGTLSGAPKVRAMELIEELEPVRRALYGGVVGYLDFAGDADTAIAIRTALMKDGIAHVQAGGGVVADSVADYEDTESLNKARTVLSAVAAAQTMVPAGKLDPAADAARV; encoded by the coding sequence ATGGTCAGCGCTTACGCCGGTTCCACCGGCCCCGGCTCGGTCAGCCCGTCCCGCGAGGACTTCCGCGCCCTCGCCGAGAGCCGCCGCGTGATCCCGGTCGTGCGCCGGGTGCTCGCCGACGGCGAGACGCCGATCGGGGTGTACCGCAAGCTCGCCGCCGACCGGCCGGGCACCTTCCTGTTCGAGTCCGCGGAGAACGGCGCCTCCTGGACGCGCTGGTCGTTCATCGGCGTCCGCAGCCCCGCCGCGCTCACCGTCCGCGACGGCGAAGCGGTCTGGACCGGCACCCCGCCGGTCGGCCTGCCGACCGAGGGCAACCCCCTGACCGTGCTGCGCGAGACCATCGAGGCGCTGCACACCGAGGCCCTGCCCGGCCTGCCGCCGCTCACCGGCGGGATGGTCGGCTACATCGGCTACGACGCCGTCCGCTGGCTCGAAAAGCTGCCCGAGCTGGCCGAGCGCGACCTCGACATCCCCGAGCTGACCATGCTCCTGGCCACCGACCTGGCCGCGTTCGACCACCACGAGGGCACGGTCACGCTCATCGCGAACGCCGTCAACTGGGACGACTCGCCCGAGCGCGTGGACGCGGCCTACGACGACGCCGTCGCCCGGCTGGGCGCGATGACCGAGCAGCTGCAGGTGCCCGCGCCCGCCACCGTCGCCGCGTTCGACCGGCCCGAGCCGGAGTTCACCCGGAAGCGGTCCAAGGAGGACTTCCACGCCGCGGTCGACAAGGCCGTCGAGGCGATCAAGGCCGGCGAAGCGTTCCAGGTCGTGCCCTCGCAACGGTTCGAGATCGAAACCGGCGCCGACGCGCTCGACGTCTACCGCGTGCTGCGCACGTCCAACCCCAGCCCGTACATGTACCTGCTGCGGCTCGACGGCTTCGACATCGTCGGCTCCAGCCCCGAGTCCCTGGTCACCGTGCGGGACGGCAAGGCGACCACGCACCCGATCGCGGGCACCCGCTGGCGCGGCGCCGACCCCGAGGAGGACGCGCAGCTGGCCAAGGACCTGCTGGCCGACGAGAAGGAGCGCGCCGAGCACCTGATGCTCGTCGACCTCGGCCGCAACGACCTGGGCAAGGTCTGCAAGCCGGGCACCGTGCGCGTCGTCGACTTCTTCCAGATCGAGCGCTACAGCCACGTCATGCACATCGTCTCCACCGTCACCGGCGAGCTGGCCGAGGGCAAGACGGCCTTCGACGCGGTCACCGCGTGCTTCCCGGCCGGGACGCTGTCCGGCGCCCCGAAGGTCCGCGCGATGGAGCTGATCGAGGAGCTGGAGCCGGTGCGCCGCGCGCTGTACGGCGGCGTCGTCGGCTACCTCGACTTCGCCGGGGACGCCGACACGGCGATCGCGATCCGCACCGCGCTGATGAAGGACGGGATCGCGCACGTCCAGGCCGGGGGCGGGGTGGTCGCCGACTCGGTGGCCGACTACGAGGACACCGAGTCGCTGAACAAGGCGCGGACCGTGCTGTCCGCGGTCGCCGCGGCCCAGACCATGGTGCCGGCGGGCAAGCTCGACCCGGCCGCGGACGCCGCTCGTGTCTGA
- a CDS encoding MerR family transcriptional regulator: MTSYTPAQVTEKTGFTIDTLRYYERIGLLHHVGRTAGGRRTFTDHDVEFLQLLRCLRYTGMPVAEMLRFVELLRSGDATQDERLEVLRDHEARVEAQIDRLREHQEHIQFKIKLYSGASELAVASS, translated from the coding sequence GTGACGTCCTACACCCCGGCCCAGGTGACCGAAAAGACCGGCTTCACCATCGACACCTTGCGGTACTACGAGCGCATCGGCCTGCTGCACCACGTCGGCCGCACCGCGGGCGGCCGCCGCACGTTCACCGACCACGACGTGGAGTTCCTGCAGCTCCTGCGCTGCCTGCGGTACACGGGCATGCCGGTCGCGGAGATGCTGCGCTTCGTGGAACTGCTGCGCTCGGGCGACGCGACGCAGGACGAGCGCCTGGAGGTCCTACGCGACCACGAGGCCCGCGTCGAGGCCCAGATCGACCGGCTGCGCGAGCACCAGGAGCACATCCAGTTCAAGATCAAGCTCTA
- a CDS encoding TetR/AcrR family transcriptional regulator codes for MSHDGAVSTTDNPETTARRRGRRPAGQDTRTALIDAARSVFAENGYDGATVRAIATRAGVDAAMVNHWFGSKEGLFARAVLELPFDPLELLETLRDGPDEEFGERIVRTFLTRWDSAGGGVFVALIRSVAGHEQAGQVLRDFFRKFFTHVLSSVGSDQIPLRTTLCASQLVGMGMIRYVAKFEPLAAADVETLVAAVAPNVQRYISGDIG; via the coding sequence ATGAGTCATGATGGGGCGGTGAGCACCACCGACAACCCCGAGACTACGGCGCGCCGCCGCGGCCGCCGGCCCGCGGGCCAGGACACGCGCACGGCCCTGATCGACGCCGCGCGGTCGGTGTTCGCCGAGAACGGCTACGACGGCGCGACCGTCCGCGCGATCGCCACCCGCGCCGGCGTCGACGCCGCGATGGTCAACCACTGGTTCGGCAGCAAGGAGGGCCTGTTCGCCCGCGCGGTGCTCGAGCTGCCGTTCGACCCCCTGGAGCTGCTGGAAACCCTGCGCGACGGCCCCGACGAGGAGTTCGGCGAGCGGATCGTCCGCACGTTCCTCACCCGGTGGGACAGCGCGGGCGGCGGCGTGTTCGTGGCGCTCATCCGCAGCGTCGCCGGCCACGAGCAGGCGGGCCAGGTCCTGCGAGACTTCTTCCGGAAGTTCTTCACGCACGTGCTCTCGTCGGTCGGCTCCGACCAGATCCCCTTGCGCACCACGCTCTGCGCGTCCCAGCTGGTGGGCATGGGCATGATCCGCTACGTGGCGAAGTTCGAGCCGCTGGCCGCGGCGGACGTCGAAACGCTGGTGGCCGCGGTGGCGCCGAACGTGCAGCGCTACATCAGCGGCGACATCGGCTAG
- the trpB gene encoding tryptophan synthase subunit beta gives MPEAVAVTNEQNAEHDPDERGYYGPYGGRFMPEALIGVVDEVATEYEKARHDPEFLNEFNRLLRDYAGRPSLLTEAKRFGEHAGGARVFLKREDLNHTGSHKINNVLGQALLTKRMGKKRVIAETGAGQHGVATATACALLDLDCVVYMGEVDTERQALNVARMRLLGAEVIPVKTGSRTLKDAINEALRDWVTNADSTHYLFGTAAGPAPFPTMVRNFHHIIGTEARAQILEQAGRLPDVVAACVGGGSNAIGIFSGFYDDPSVRLVGLEPGGEGIDGNRHGATLTKGTPGTLHGAMTYLLQDDDGQTVESHSISAGLDYPGVGPEHAWLKDTGRAEYRPITDAQAMDAFMLLSRTEGIIPAIESAHALAGALDLGRELGPEGLIVVNLSGRGDKDMDTAAKWFGLVDK, from the coding sequence GTGCCCGAGGCCGTCGCGGTGACCAACGAGCAAAACGCCGAACACGACCCGGACGAGCGCGGCTACTACGGCCCGTACGGCGGCCGGTTCATGCCGGAGGCGCTGATCGGCGTCGTCGACGAGGTCGCCACCGAGTACGAGAAGGCCCGGCACGACCCCGAGTTCCTGAACGAGTTCAACCGCCTGCTCCGCGATTACGCCGGCCGCCCGTCGCTGCTCACCGAGGCCAAGCGCTTCGGCGAGCACGCGGGCGGCGCGCGCGTGTTCCTCAAGCGCGAAGACCTGAACCACACCGGCTCGCACAAGATCAACAACGTGCTGGGCCAGGCGCTGCTCACCAAGCGCATGGGCAAGAAGCGCGTCATCGCCGAGACCGGCGCGGGTCAGCACGGCGTCGCCACGGCCACCGCGTGCGCGCTGCTCGACCTCGACTGCGTCGTCTACATGGGCGAGGTCGACACCGAGCGCCAGGCGCTGAACGTGGCCCGCATGCGGCTGCTCGGCGCCGAGGTCATCCCGGTCAAGACCGGTTCGCGGACGCTGAAGGACGCCATCAACGAGGCGCTGCGCGACTGGGTGACCAACGCGGACAGTACGCACTACCTGTTCGGCACGGCGGCCGGCCCGGCCCCGTTCCCGACGATGGTCCGCAACTTCCACCACATCATCGGCACCGAGGCCCGCGCGCAGATCCTCGAGCAGGCCGGCCGCCTGCCCGACGTAGTCGCGGCCTGCGTCGGCGGCGGGTCGAACGCGATCGGCATCTTCTCGGGCTTCTACGACGACCCGTCCGTGCGGCTGGTCGGCCTGGAGCCGGGCGGCGAGGGCATCGACGGCAACCGCCACGGCGCGACCCTCACCAAGGGCACCCCGGGCACCCTGCACGGCGCGATGACGTACCTGCTGCAGGACGACGACGGCCAGACGGTCGAGTCGCACTCGATCTCGGCCGGGCTGGACTACCCGGGCGTCGGCCCGGAGCACGCGTGGCTGAAGGACACCGGCCGCGCCGAGTACCGCCCGATCACCGACGCCCAGGCGATGGACGCGTTCATGCTGCTCTCGCGCACCGAGGGCATCATCCCGGCGATCGAGTCGGCGCACGCGCTGGCCGGCGCCCTGGACCTGGGGCGCGAGCTCGGCCCGGAGGGCTTGATCGTGGTCAACCTGTCCGGCCGCGGCGACAAGGACATGGACACAGCGGCGAAGTGGTTCGGGTTGGTGGACAAGTGA
- a CDS encoding DUF3592 domain-containing protein — translation MDPERDYAVVLRRLTRRRAAWVIAGAVGALVFVVFVIGTAYSVLDPGYRLDDGELAADFGVLAGSGALAGFAVFRIRAGDHRTGAVLTRMGTGSWLSPAVPLDDEERFAAETRRLRGLGVRAAGIALLWFGVLAAATTGLTLVDDAAEHLLATGARTPGEVVSVHDTRHGSGASSMRVRYPAGGVSRTAEIVRDTERAYVVGEAVTVVYDRADPAHVRTVEEPNDDQGLLGILVVPALLACVAVPWSLVAAAGWWRRYRAVRHTGWRVAEVRVVPDYPVRKGRHLPDLHVRYGDGSRVVLRAVSSTHGATGFQGRRNREAWVGGWGRAMVVLFPDPPLRKRALAVPARAISPRRRPPSA, via the coding sequence ATGGATCCGGAACGGGACTACGCGGTCGTGCTGCGACGGCTCACGCGGCGCAGAGCGGCCTGGGTGATCGCCGGTGCGGTGGGGGCGCTGGTGTTCGTGGTCTTCGTGATCGGCACCGCCTACTCGGTCCTCGACCCGGGTTACCGCCTCGACGACGGCGAGCTCGCCGCCGATTTCGGCGTGCTCGCCGGTTCCGGGGCGCTGGCCGGCTTCGCTGTCTTCCGGATCCGCGCCGGCGACCACCGGACCGGCGCCGTGCTCACGCGGATGGGCACCGGCAGCTGGCTCTCGCCGGCGGTGCCGCTCGACGACGAGGAGCGCTTCGCGGCCGAAACCCGCCGGCTGCGCGGCCTGGGCGTGCGGGCGGCAGGGATCGCGCTGCTCTGGTTCGGCGTGCTGGCCGCCGCGACCACCGGGCTCACGCTGGTGGACGACGCGGCCGAGCACCTCCTGGCGACGGGGGCCCGCACCCCGGGCGAGGTGGTGAGCGTCCACGACACGAGACACGGCAGCGGCGCCTCGTCGATGCGGGTGCGCTACCCGGCAGGCGGCGTGTCCCGGACCGCGGAGATCGTCCGGGACACCGAACGCGCGTACGTGGTCGGCGAAGCGGTGACGGTGGTGTACGACCGGGCCGACCCCGCGCACGTCCGGACGGTGGAGGAACCCAACGACGACCAGGGCCTCCTGGGGATCCTCGTGGTGCCGGCGCTGCTCGCCTGCGTCGCGGTGCCCTGGTCGCTGGTGGCCGCCGCGGGCTGGTGGCGGCGGTACCGCGCCGTCCGGCACACCGGCTGGCGCGTCGCCGAGGTGCGCGTCGTGCCCGACTACCCGGTCCGCAAAGGACGGCACCTGCCGGACCTCCACGTCCGCTACGGCGACGGCTCCCGCGTGGTGCTGCGGGCTGTCTCCTCGACGCACGGCGCCACCGGGTTCCAGGGCCGGCGGAACCGCGAGGCGTGGGTCGGCGGCTGGGGCCGGGCCATGGTCGTGCTGTTCCCGGACCCGCCGCTGCGCAAGCGGGCGCTTGCCGTCCCCGCGCGCGCGATATCGCCGCGGCGGCGGCCGCCGTCCGCGTAA